The following coding sequences are from one Zalophus californianus isolate mZalCal1 chromosome 5, mZalCal1.pri.v2, whole genome shotgun sequence window:
- the LOC113928604 gene encoding uncharacterized protein LOC113928604, producing MSPRGFQVYCGAGRRGGWRGWWRDRSSRRGAGRAPRPGGVGGGGWGAAEQPARGSSGCSASRLVWRARVESGPCVRELFAEGRELSGQRAVWPAHAVGSLSATPRSRPAPAEPPENAGPPAPKLALSPHASESSFPDGEPNRKGPEMRRPAAIRSPGVPGVPLSRHTA from the exons ATGTCACCGCGCGGCT TTCAGGTATACTGCGGGGCCGGGCGGCGGGGTGGGTGGCGGGGCTGGTGGCGGGATCGCTCTTCCCGGAGGGGGGCAGGGCGAGCCCCGCGGCCgggaggggtagggggtggggggtggggcgccgCGGAGCAGCCGGCGCGTGGTTCCTCCGGGTGTTCGGCCTCGCGCCTAGTCTGGCGGGCGCGGGTCGAGTCGGGCCCTTGCGTGCGGGAGCTCTTCGCCGAGGGGCGGGAGCTGTCGGGGCAGCGCGCCGTGTGGCCCGCGCACGCGGTGGGGTCTCTCTCCGCGACACCCCGctcccgccccgcgcccgccgaGCCGCCGGAGAACGCGGGGCCCCCCGCGCCCAAGCTCGCGCTGTCCCCTCACGCGTCTGAGTCCTCCTTCCCCGACGGTGAACCCAACAGGAAAGGCCCCGAAATGCGCCGGCCAGCGGCCATCCGCTCCCCCGGCGTCCCCGGAGTCCCGCTGTCGCGCCACACCGCGTGA